The Syngnathus typhle isolate RoL2023-S1 ecotype Sweden linkage group LG16, RoL_Styp_1.0, whole genome shotgun sequence genome includes a region encoding these proteins:
- the LOC133169066 gene encoding potassium channel subfamily K member 16-like isoform X2, translated as MLQLWRAIHWSRDAALLKDRGNVSMARIQLVRVKVSWTVLLALAHLTYLLFGAIIFQILEREAESNNRNHFQLEKLNFLANYTCLDGPALEKFVQVILEAWERGVNPSGNSTNPSNWDFSSAFFFAGTVVTTIGYGNLSPSTVSGQVFCVFYALCGIPLNLAFLKQLGKCLTIHLGHLEKGMVSVVPHKQTVEALAVSSFFITGSLLFLVIPPLLFSYVEGWTFGEGFYFAFITLSTIGFGDYVVGTDPGKEYISLYRSLAGIWIIFALAWLALILSMGSRIMAHVISLTHPSFKKQQEEDNVSSNKLEDASKI; from the exons ATGCTCCAGCTTTGGAGGGCAATCCACTGGTCACGAGATGCAGCTTTACTGAAGGACAG GGGAAACGTTTCGATGGCGAGGATTCAGCTGGTGCGTGTCAAAGTGAGCTGGACGGTACTTTTGGCTCTGGCCCATCTCACCTACTTGCTGTTTGGAGCCATCATTTTCCAGATTCTGGAACGAGAGGCCGAGAGCAACAATCGGAACCACTTCCAACTGGAgaagttgaatttcttggcaaaTTACACCTGCCTGGACGGACCGGCTTTGGAGAAGTTTGTTCAG GTGATTTTAGAAGCCTGGGAGAGGGGCGTGAATCCCTCTGGCAATTCGACTAACCCCAGTAATTGGGATTTCAGCAGTGCCTTCTTTTTTGCCGGCACTGTGGTCACAACTATAG GTTATGGCAACCTGTCTCCCAGCACCGTGTCCGGTCAGGTGTTCTGTGTTTTTTATGCGCTGTGCGGCATCCCGCTCAACTTGGCCTTCCTCAAACAGCTGGGAAAATGTCTCACCATTCACTTGGGCCATCTGGAGAAAGGCATGGTGTCTGTAGTTCCACACAAg CAAACTGTTGAGGCCTTGGCAGTGAGCTCCTTCTTCATCACTGGTAGTCTGCTGTTCCTGGTCATTCCTCCCCTGCTGTTCAGTTACGTGGAAGGCTGGACATTTGGTGAAGGCTTTTACTTTGCTTTCATTACCCTCAGCACCATTGGCTTTGGAGATTATGTTGTGG GGACCGATCCAGGCAAGGAGTACATCTCTCTGTACCGTAGCCTGGCGGGCATATGGATCATCTTTGCCTTGGCCTGGCTGGCTCTTATCCTCAGCATGGGATCAAGAATAATGGCTCATGTGATCAGCTTGACTCATCCAAGctttaagaaacaacaagaggAGGACAATGTGTCATCCAACAAACTGGAAGACGCCTCAAAGATTTGA
- the LOC133169066 gene encoding potassium channel subfamily K member 16-like isoform X1 yields the protein MSKDAADLCRLRKAFHVFKSQSHQQPARPLRLRGNVSMARIQLVRVKVSWTVLLALAHLTYLLFGAIIFQILEREAESNNRNHFQLEKLNFLANYTCLDGPALEKFVQVILEAWERGVNPSGNSTNPSNWDFSSAFFFAGTVVTTIGYGNLSPSTVSGQVFCVFYALCGIPLNLAFLKQLGKCLTIHLGHLEKGMVSVVPHKQTVEALAVSSFFITGSLLFLVIPPLLFSYVEGWTFGEGFYFAFITLSTIGFGDYVVGTDPGKEYISLYRSLAGIWIIFALAWLALILSMGSRIMAHVISLTHPSFKKQQEEDNVSSNKLEDASKI from the exons ATGTCCAAAGATGCTGCTGATCTTTGCCGTCTACGTAAGGCCTTTCATGTTTTTAAGTCTCAATCCCATCAGCAGCCTGCGCGTCCATTGCGGCTTAGGGGAAACGTTTCGATGGCGAGGATTCAGCTGGTGCGTGTCAAAGTGAGCTGGACGGTACTTTTGGCTCTGGCCCATCTCACCTACTTGCTGTTTGGAGCCATCATTTTCCAGATTCTGGAACGAGAGGCCGAGAGCAACAATCGGAACCACTTCCAACTGGAgaagttgaatttcttggcaaaTTACACCTGCCTGGACGGACCGGCTTTGGAGAAGTTTGTTCAG GTGATTTTAGAAGCCTGGGAGAGGGGCGTGAATCCCTCTGGCAATTCGACTAACCCCAGTAATTGGGATTTCAGCAGTGCCTTCTTTTTTGCCGGCACTGTGGTCACAACTATAG GTTATGGCAACCTGTCTCCCAGCACCGTGTCCGGTCAGGTGTTCTGTGTTTTTTATGCGCTGTGCGGCATCCCGCTCAACTTGGCCTTCCTCAAACAGCTGGGAAAATGTCTCACCATTCACTTGGGCCATCTGGAGAAAGGCATGGTGTCTGTAGTTCCACACAAg CAAACTGTTGAGGCCTTGGCAGTGAGCTCCTTCTTCATCACTGGTAGTCTGCTGTTCCTGGTCATTCCTCCCCTGCTGTTCAGTTACGTGGAAGGCTGGACATTTGGTGAAGGCTTTTACTTTGCTTTCATTACCCTCAGCACCATTGGCTTTGGAGATTATGTTGTGG GGACCGATCCAGGCAAGGAGTACATCTCTCTGTACCGTAGCCTGGCGGGCATATGGATCATCTTTGCCTTGGCCTGGCTGGCTCTTATCCTCAGCATGGGATCAAGAATAATGGCTCATGTGATCAGCTTGACTCATCCAAGctttaagaaacaacaagaggAGGACAATGTGTCATCCAACAAACTGGAAGACGCCTCAAAGATTTGA